The DNA region GGAAAAGTAGACCTCCCTGCATCACCCTATCGGCATAGGCATTCATTTTGGTCACCACAAAGTTGGGCATCAACAGCTGCACATGGATATTGTGCTCGGCCAGCTCCAGTTCCAGGCCCTTTGAAAAGTAGGTGATAAACTTCTTGCTGGCCGCATAGACGGTCATGTTGGGCAGGGGCTGGAGTTCCGAAGAGGATCCCAGGTTCACAATGGCTCCCCTTCGGCGACCAATCATCTTGGGTAGGATCTTGCGGGTGAGCATGGTGACCGATCCCATGTTGACAGTGAGCATGTCCCACAGCAGATCCTCCGAGACCAGGTCAAGGGTCTCGGGGTGCTCGTACATCATGCCCACATTGTTAACTGTAAGAATTTATgctgttttattattttatatatatatattttatatatgaCAAACTACTGGCCTAGAGCCCCAAACGATTTTACATTAATTATAGTTCTTTGCTCATAATggaataatatattttaagccaTTTAAAATCGAAGTCAGAGTGGCATCTAAACGAAGCCGGCCAAGCTCAATGTCAACTCTTATCGGCCACAACTTTATTAACAATACCTTGAGGCCTTCGCAAGGCTATCAAAATGTAAATTGCTGAAGCGTTTATAAGTCTGGTGGGCCGAATATAAGTAAATACCCCGTGTACTTAAACATCACCTCGCCAATAGACCAAAAACCAGAGTCGTTATAATTGCACGCAATTATTACTATTGTTTGACATTGGCAGTCGCACAAGAAAGAGTCACAAAAACATAACCCACATATATGGGTTTACCTATAGGTAAATAAAAAGCGGCTACTGTTGATTGCCGTTTGGTGTTGACAATGACGAATGTATGAAATTGTACAGTAAATATCGCTTAGTAAAATGTTTTGAAATCTTGAATAATGATTGTTATTGgtgaaaaattaaacaatacCATTTATTAGATCTATAAACATGTTGCATGTCTTTTACGATTCAATTAAGAACTTTAATTTTCAAAGCAATCTTTTTGTTTAGCTGTTCATTCTCAAATGGGTCAACAAAAAATCCATTACTAGTTTATAATAAAGACAGCATAATTTATATGCTATTACTTACCCAAAATGCCAACGTCTATTCCCGCCAGTTCTTTCTCGATTTGATCGTATACCTCGCGTCCCTTGGCGAAATCCACAGCAATCCACTTGGACTTCACTTTGTACTGGCTCTCTGAAAatgaatttcgaaaataagtaaatacaaTACGTAGGTATACCAATATGTGTGCTAACCAATCTCATTGGTGACGGCAATCAGCTTCTCCTTCGTCCGCGAGATGAGT from Drosophila subpulchrella strain 33 F10 #4 breed RU33 chromosome 2L, RU_Dsub_v1.1 Primary Assembly, whole genome shotgun sequence includes:
- the LOC119548170 gene encoding hydroxysteroid dehydrogenase-like protein 1, whose translation is MQPVLEVSIYTLLRMAFIWQLISAAIYLVGLLSIATFLYDNLKSLISIIKAVLEPYFQPQLPKTLVEKYGQWAVVTGATDGIGKEYARELARQGLNLVLISRTKEKLIAVTNEIESQYKVKSKWIAVDFAKGREVYDQIEKELAGIDVGILVNNVGMMYEHPETLDLVSEDLLWDMLTVNMGSVTMLTRKILPKMIGRRRGAIVNLGSSSELQPLPNMTVYAASKKFITYFSKGLELELAEHNIHVQLLMPNFVVTKMNAYADRVMQGGLLFPNAYTYARSAVFTLGKTSETNGFWTHGIQYAIMKLAPLPIRTFMGHQLFKRLRIEALEQKQKKLKLI